From a single Nostoc sp. MS1 genomic region:
- a CDS encoding Uma2 family endonuclease: MTITVNRLTLKEYLAYDDGTDIRYELVDGELVEMPPETDRNNLISLYLLTQFLKFVPIQLIRHKDTELVVTGNRTRVRLPDLMILTQDLLEALALGRATITSDMPSPALVVEVVSPGKVNEDRDYRYKRSEYAARGIPEYWIVDPDKAKITLLTLVDGLYEETVFQGTDAIISTIFPMLDLTAAQILNAGQA; the protein is encoded by the coding sequence ATGACCATAACAGTCAACAGACTCACATTAAAAGAATATCTAGCCTATGATGATGGTACAGATATTCGCTACGAACTTGTGGATGGAGAGTTGGTAGAAATGCCACCCGAAACTGATAGGAATAACTTAATCTCTCTCTATTTATTGACCCAGTTTCTCAAGTTTGTTCCTATTCAACTTATCCGCCATAAAGATACAGAACTGGTAGTTACAGGGAATAGAACTCGTGTACGGCTACCAGACTTGATGATACTGACACAGGACTTATTAGAAGCGCTCGCACTCGGACGAGCTACAATAACTTCTGATATGCCTTCCCCAGCACTTGTAGTAGAGGTAGTTTCCCCAGGAAAGGTAAATGAAGATAGAGACTATCGCTACAAACGCTCTGAATATGCTGCACGAGGTATTCCTGAATACTGGATTGTTGACCCTGATAAAGCCAAAATTACTTTACTAACTCTGGTAGATGGACTGTACGAAGAAACGGTATTTCAAGGAACAGACGCTATCATCTCCACAATCTTTCCCATGCTTGATTTAACCGCAGCCCAAATATTAAATGCCGGACAGGCGTAA